One Gloeocapsopsis sp. IPPAS B-1203 DNA window includes the following coding sequences:
- a CDS encoding glycosyltransferase, giving the protein MSLNDTFKVGYVLKRYPRYSETFVVSEILAHEAAGLAIEIFALRPPVDAYFQNIISEVRAPVKYLLSHDLRGSTLWAVLEQASAVLPDLWSKLAIARGEDVHDVHQAIMLACEVRTRGIAHLHAHFGTSATTVARLASHFAEIPYTFTAHAKDIFHESVQPDDVERKLSDAAAVVTISDYNLNYLNETYGQAAAKVQRIYNGLDLNQFTYASPQNRPLRIIAIGRLIEKKGFTYLIEACDLLRSRGYEFECHIVGAGDLRDNLSAQIEALNLQSYVELIGPRPQSEIIDIVQSAAVLAAPCVVGTDSNRDGIPTVLLEAMALGTPCVSTDVTGIPEILRHQETGLMVPQHDAIALSKALEKLLTDAQLRVQLATQARQLIEANFDIHCNAAHLRTIFRAAPVAAVQEVR; this is encoded by the coding sequence ATGTCTTTAAATGATACTTTTAAGGTAGGGTACGTATTAAAGCGGTATCCTCGTTATTCTGAAACTTTTGTCGTCTCAGAAATCTTAGCGCATGAAGCTGCCGGACTAGCAATCGAAATTTTTGCTTTACGCCCTCCGGTAGATGCATATTTTCAAAACATTATATCTGAAGTAAGAGCACCTGTAAAGTATTTGTTATCGCACGATCTGCGGGGCAGTACTTTATGGGCAGTGTTAGAACAAGCAAGCGCCGTTTTACCAGATTTATGGAGCAAACTTGCGATCGCGCGGGGCGAAGATGTTCATGACGTACATCAGGCGATTATGCTTGCTTGTGAAGTGCGGACTAGAGGAATTGCACATCTACACGCACATTTTGGCACTTCAGCAACAACAGTAGCGCGACTTGCTAGTCATTTTGCGGAAATTCCTTATACATTCACAGCACACGCCAAAGATATCTTTCATGAGAGCGTACAACCAGATGATGTGGAACGCAAGCTCAGCGATGCGGCAGCGGTTGTCACAATCAGCGATTATAATCTCAACTATTTAAACGAAACCTACGGACAAGCAGCAGCAAAAGTTCAACGGATATACAACGGTTTAGATTTAAATCAATTTACCTATGCATCGCCTCAAAATCGCCCACTGCGGATTATTGCCATTGGGAGATTGATTGAGAAAAAAGGATTTACCTATTTAATTGAAGCCTGCGATCTTCTGCGTAGTCGTGGTTATGAGTTTGAGTGTCATATCGTTGGTGCAGGAGATTTAAGAGACAACTTATCCGCACAAATTGAAGCCTTAAATCTGCAATCTTATGTAGAATTAATCGGTCCTCGTCCGCAGAGTGAAATCATCGACATTGTGCAATCGGCTGCGGTGTTAGCTGCGCCTTGTGTTGTTGGTACAGACAGTAACCGTGACGGTATACCAACTGTATTACTTGAAGCGATGGCTTTAGGTACGCCTTGTGTTTCCACAGACGTTACAGGGATTCCCGAAATACTGCGGCATCAAGAAACAGGATTGATGGTACCGCAACATGATGCGATCGCACTCTCGAAGGCACTAGAAAAGTTACTCACTGACGCTCAATTACGCGTACAACTAGCCACCCAAGCACGGCAATTAATCGAGGCAAATTTTGATATTCACTGCAATGCTGCACATTTACGCACAATTTTTCGGGCAGCACCCGTCGCAGCAGTACAGGAGGTAAGATAA
- a CDS encoding response regulator transcription factor has translation MNRILIAEDEPRISAFLKKGLEANGFATTIVEDGNGAAYLARSQDFDVMLLDLVLPGKHGLQVLEEIRDRGEQLPIIILTAFDDVQDKVAGLEAGADDYITKPFRLEELIARVRVQLRKTHSPQKEEMLLQVGNIVLDLRKRQVQVAKRLVELPIREFTLLEMLMRHPGEVISREDLLNHVWGYDYEPNSNIVDVYIGYLRKKLGNKLIETVRGIGYRLRE, from the coding sequence ATGAACCGTATTCTCATCGCCGAAGATGAACCGCGAATTTCTGCCTTTCTTAAAAAAGGTTTAGAAGCTAACGGATTTGCAACCACTATTGTGGAAGATGGTAACGGAGCAGCGTATCTAGCTCGCAGCCAAGATTTTGATGTCATGCTACTCGATCTAGTGCTTCCTGGAAAACATGGCTTACAAGTGCTAGAAGAAATTCGCGATCGCGGCGAACAGCTACCTATTATAATTTTGACAGCTTTTGATGATGTCCAAGATAAAGTCGCCGGACTTGAAGCTGGTGCCGATGACTATATCACAAAGCCGTTTCGTCTCGAAGAACTGATCGCGCGGGTTAGGGTGCAGTTGCGTAAAACTCACTCGCCACAAAAAGAGGAAATGCTACTGCAAGTTGGCAATATTGTGCTTGACTTGCGCAAACGTCAGGTACAAGTTGCCAAGCGCCTCGTTGAGTTGCCCATCCGAGAGTTTACGTTGCTAGAGATGCTGATGCGTCATCCAGGAGAAGTTATCAGTCGCGAAGATTTACTCAATCATGTTTGGGGCTATGACTACGAGCCTAATTCAAATATTGTTGATGTTTATATCGGCTATCTCCGTAAAAAGCTCGGTAATAAATTGATTGAAACCGTTAGAGGAATTGGGTATCGTTTACGAGAATGA
- a CDS encoding HAMP domain-containing sensor histidine kinase → MNWRQFLVSAKTRILAWLAVLMIFSVIVSVLSIRHILYTLLEQRIEASLLQEVEEVNRLVDGRNPVTGDLFGDDVAAILRVFLSRNVPDNNEYLIAIVDREIYQTSPVTIPDVLYEELESNRYFLNLNRPQQNRLVTSSGTFVYLAQPIVTNGGKQQGVFVVANLITNEQKEVNQAVFVAAIVIIIVLFIALFLAWMITGKILAPLKILTETARSITDFDQNLSRRIPVKGADEIAELTMTFNEMLDRLEASFTSQRDFINDASHELQTPLTIIQGNLELLSDRPQEQHETLALVSDELNRMSRFVGDLLLLARAERLDFLNVELVDVQKFVEEVYAKAIALAKRNWHLEAKTSLRIVADRHRLTQVMMNLIRNAVEHTTKNDLIEIGASLVDDRVHFWVRDTGVGINFADQERIFKRFARASYGRRCSEGAGLGLSIVEAIAKAHGGYVKLHSYPGVGSTFTVVIPLEPPQEVVSNEPYSHRRR, encoded by the coding sequence ATGAATTGGCGTCAATTTTTAGTAAGTGCGAAAACACGCATTTTAGCTTGGCTAGCCGTCTTAATGATATTCTCTGTCATTGTTTCTGTATTAAGCATTCGCCACATTCTTTATACTTTATTAGAACAACGAATTGAAGCCTCGCTTTTACAAGAGGTGGAAGAAGTTAATCGATTAGTTGACGGAAGAAACCCAGTTACAGGAGATCTTTTTGGTGATGATGTAGCAGCGATTTTGCGAGTTTTTTTATCTCGTAATGTTCCAGACAATAATGAATACTTGATTGCTATCGTAGACAGAGAGATTTATCAGACAAGTCCTGTTACTATTCCAGATGTTTTGTACGAAGAATTAGAGTCAAATCGTTATTTTTTAAATCTAAATCGTCCTCAGCAAAATAGATTAGTTACTTCTTCAGGCACTTTTGTTTATCTAGCTCAACCAATCGTCACTAATGGAGGAAAACAGCAAGGTGTATTTGTTGTAGCTAACTTGATTACAAATGAGCAAAAAGAGGTCAATCAAGCTGTTTTTGTAGCAGCAATAGTGATTATTATTGTACTTTTTATTGCTTTGTTTTTGGCGTGGATGATTACCGGAAAAATTTTAGCTCCATTAAAAATACTAACTGAAACTGCTCGCTCAATTACTGATTTCGATCAAAATTTAAGTAGACGAATTCCAGTTAAAGGAGCAGATGAAATTGCTGAATTAACGATGACTTTTAATGAAATGCTCGATCGGCTTGAGGCTTCTTTTACTAGCCAAAGGGATTTTATTAACGATGCTAGTCATGAGTTACAGACTCCTTTAACAATTATTCAAGGAAATTTAGAACTCTTAAGCGATCGCCCGCAAGAACAGCACGAAACACTAGCATTAGTCAGTGATGAACTAAACCGCATGAGTCGGTTTGTTGGGGACTTACTCTTACTTGCAAGAGCAGAAAGACTTGATTTTTTGAATGTAGAGTTAGTAGATGTTCAAAAATTTGTAGAAGAAGTTTATGCAAAAGCAATTGCGTTAGCTAAACGAAATTGGCATTTAGAAGCAAAAACCTCGCTCCGCATTGTTGCAGATCGTCATCGGCTGACTCAAGTTATGATGAATTTAATCAGAAATGCTGTCGAACATACTACGAAGAACGATTTAATTGAAATTGGAGCATCGCTAGTTGACGATCGCGTTCATTTCTGGGTTCGCGATACAGGAGTTGGTATTAATTTTGCCGATCAAGAACGTATTTTTAAGCGGTTCGCCCGTGCTTCTTATGGTAGAAGGTGTTCTGAGGGTGCTGGGTTAGGATTATCTATTGTAGAGGCGATCGCCAAAGCACATGGAGGTTACGTAAAACTACACAGTTACCCAGGTGTTGGTTCCACCTTTACCGTTGTTATCCCACTCGAACCGCCCCAAGAAGTCGTATCAAATGAACCGTATTCTCATCGCCGAAGATGA
- the ligA gene encoding NAD-dependent DNA ligase LigA: MERLVEAIAPEVKQRVEELRQLVQKASYAYYVLDDPMMEDAVYDQLYRELQQLETQYPELITSDSPTQRVGEKPATQFSSVRHNVPLYSLENAFNINELKTWQERWKRHALKEVESAEYVCELKIDGSALALTYENGVLVRGATRGDGVTGEDITQNVRTIRSIPLRLNLANPPSRVEVRGEAFLPLEVFQRINQERRDAGEQLFANPRNAAAGTLRQLDSRIVAQRRLDFFAYTLHIPGMDDASIARTQWDALELLQNMGFRVNPNRKLCPTLEEVAAYYEYWDTERLNLSYLTDGVVVKINLFALQEQLGFTQKFPRWAIALKYPAQEAPTRVENIAVNVGRTGALTPLAEMRPVELAGTTVSRATLHNSDRVTQLDIRVGDTVIVRKAGEIIPEVVRVLTELRPADAEPFQMPTHCPVCSQPVIRPEGEAVTRCVNASCPAILKGAIEHWVSRDAMDITGMGEKLVQQLVNRELVHSVADLYDLSATQLQALERMGKKSAEKLVQAIAQSKTQPWSRVLYGLGIRHVGSVNAQTLTQHFPTVDKLATATPEDIAAVYGIGAEIAQSVHQWFRIPANQALIERLQAAELQLAQKDTIPVTEVKTSVSGKTFVVTGTLPNLKRDEAKALIQNAGGKVTESVSKKTDYVVVGEAAGSKLEKAQQLNITCLSEAEFLELLS, from the coding sequence ATGGAGAGATTAGTGGAAGCGATCGCACCGGAAGTTAAACAGCGTGTTGAGGAATTACGGCAGCTCGTACAAAAAGCAAGCTATGCCTATTATGTGTTGGACGATCCTATGATGGAGGATGCAGTCTACGATCAACTCTACCGCGAATTACAACAGCTAGAAACGCAGTACCCTGAATTAATTACATCTGATAGCCCAACACAGCGAGTCGGCGAAAAACCAGCAACGCAATTTTCTTCAGTACGTCATAATGTACCCCTCTACAGTCTTGAAAATGCGTTCAACATTAATGAATTAAAGACTTGGCAAGAACGCTGGAAACGTCATGCACTCAAGGAGGTAGAATCAGCAGAATACGTCTGCGAACTGAAAATTGATGGTTCTGCTTTAGCTTTAACCTATGAAAACGGTGTTCTGGTACGCGGTGCAACACGCGGTGATGGCGTTACAGGAGAAGACATTACCCAAAACGTACGAACTATTCGCTCGATTCCCTTACGCTTGAATTTAGCAAATCCTCCGAGTCGTGTAGAAGTTCGGGGAGAAGCTTTTTTACCTTTAGAGGTATTTCAACGAATTAACCAAGAACGACGCGATGCAGGAGAACAGCTATTTGCTAATCCTCGTAATGCAGCAGCAGGTACTTTACGTCAACTCGATTCGCGAATCGTAGCACAACGGCGGCTTGATTTTTTTGCTTATACACTGCATATTCCAGGGATGGATGACGCTAGTATTGCACGGACACAATGGGATGCACTAGAACTGCTGCAGAATATGGGTTTTCGCGTCAATCCCAATCGAAAACTGTGCCCTACATTAGAGGAAGTTGCAGCGTATTATGAGTACTGGGATACTGAGCGATTGAACTTGTCTTATCTCACAGATGGTGTCGTTGTCAAAATTAACTTGTTTGCCTTACAAGAACAATTAGGTTTTACTCAAAAGTTTCCGCGTTGGGCGATCGCCCTCAAATATCCTGCCCAAGAAGCACCTACCCGTGTCGAAAATATCGCCGTCAATGTCGGAAGAACAGGGGCGTTAACACCGTTAGCTGAGATGCGCCCTGTAGAGTTAGCAGGAACTACAGTCTCACGAGCAACATTACATAATAGCGATCGCGTCACGCAACTTGATATTCGCGTTGGTGATACAGTGATTGTCCGCAAAGCTGGAGAAATTATTCCTGAAGTTGTGCGAGTATTAACTGAACTGCGTCCTGCTGATGCCGAACCTTTCCAAATGCCAACGCATTGTCCAGTATGCAGTCAACCTGTCATTCGTCCTGAAGGTGAAGCTGTAACGCGCTGTGTGAATGCTTCGTGCCCTGCTATTTTGAAAGGAGCAATTGAACATTGGGTAAGTCGCGATGCGATGGATATTACCGGTATGGGCGAAAAGTTGGTGCAACAATTAGTTAATCGAGAGTTAGTGCATTCAGTTGCAGATTTGTACGATTTAAGCGCGACACAGCTACAAGCACTAGAACGGATGGGGAAGAAATCTGCGGAGAAATTAGTGCAAGCGATCGCTCAATCTAAAACACAACCTTGGTCAAGGGTATTATATGGATTAGGCATTCGTCATGTTGGTAGTGTGAATGCGCAGACTTTAACTCAACACTTTCCCACAGTAGACAAGTTAGCCACTGCTACCCCAGAAGATATTGCCGCAGTATATGGCATTGGTGCAGAAATTGCCCAATCAGTGCATCAGTGGTTCCGTATTCCAGCCAATCAAGCTTTAATTGAAAGACTGCAAGCTGCAGAGTTACAATTAGCACAAAAAGATACAATACCAGTGACGGAAGTTAAGACTTCAGTGAGTGGTAAAACATTTGTTGTCACTGGTACACTGCCAAATTTAAAGCGTGATGAAGCTAAAGCATTAATTCAAAATGCTGGTGGTAAAGTAACAGAGTCTGTGAGCAAAAAAACTGATTATGTGGTTGTTGGAGAAGCCGCAGGTTCTAAGTTAGAGAAAGCACAACAATTAAATATTACTTGTTTATCTGAGGCAGAATTTTTGGAATTACTGTCTTGA
- a CDS encoding glycosyl hydrolase family 57 → MISSTKSTQLPLLAETIDGLPNISGWENEVAAVVQHQEPIFLPTTNIRLEEVQAAFAIALHMHQPTIPAGVDGTLISNLQYMFEHPQEGDNHNAGPFSYCYSRIADFIPELVSQGHNPRVMLDYSGNLLWGLQQMGRGDILENLKRITCDRAYQPYVEWLGTMWSHSVVPSTPIPDIKLHIQAWQHHFAAIFGWEALARVKGFSPPEMHLPNHPDTLYQFVKALLECGYRWLIVQEHTVETLTGEPLQFKHLPHRLIARNSAGETLSITALIKTQGSDTKLVGQMQPYYEAKTLSRQNLGSVSIPPLVTQIADGENGGVMMNEFPPAFKKVWYEQESSVVGLTGTEYLELLAAAGCQPENYPTCQAAGQHQIWQRVQDSLNPDSVTDAIEEIKQANPNFHIDGASWTNHISWVAGYENVLSPMNQLSALFHEKVDSTDVDTKQPQYRQALLHNLLLQTSCFRYWGQGVWTDYARTIYNQGILVINAKF, encoded by the coding sequence ATGATTTCCTCAACAAAGTCTACTCAACTACCATTACTAGCAGAAACAATTGATGGATTACCAAATATTTCTGGCTGGGAAAATGAAGTTGCAGCAGTAGTACAGCATCAAGAACCGATTTTTTTACCAACAACGAACATTCGACTAGAGGAAGTCCAAGCAGCTTTTGCGATCGCACTGCATATGCATCAACCAACAATTCCTGCTGGTGTGGATGGTACATTAATTAGTAACCTGCAATATATGTTTGAACATCCTCAAGAAGGTGATAATCATAATGCAGGTCCTTTTAGCTACTGTTATAGCCGCATCGCTGATTTTATCCCTGAATTAGTCAGTCAAGGGCACAATCCGCGTGTCATGTTAGATTATTCTGGCAATTTGTTGTGGGGATTGCAACAAATGGGGCGCGGCGATATTTTGGAGAATCTCAAACGCATTACGTGCGATCGCGCTTATCAACCCTATGTCGAATGGTTAGGAACAATGTGGAGTCATAGCGTTGTTCCCTCAACTCCAATTCCTGATATTAAGTTGCATATTCAAGCTTGGCAACATCATTTTGCTGCAATTTTTGGTTGGGAAGCTTTAGCACGAGTGAAAGGTTTTTCACCTCCAGAAATGCACTTGCCTAATCACCCTGATACATTGTATCAATTTGTCAAAGCGCTTCTTGAATGCGGATATCGTTGGCTAATTGTACAAGAGCATACTGTAGAAACATTAACTGGAGAACCACTGCAATTTAAACATCTTCCACATCGCTTAATTGCGCGTAATTCTGCTGGGGAAACTCTAAGTATTACTGCATTAATTAAAACACAAGGCTCTGATACTAAGTTAGTCGGGCAAATGCAACCTTACTACGAAGCAAAAACATTATCTCGGCAAAATCTAGGTTCAGTTTCTATCCCCCCCCTGGTGACGCAAATTGCAGATGGGGAGAATGGTGGCGTGATGATGAATGAATTTCCCCCAGCGTTTAAGAAAGTATGGTACGAGCAAGAAAGTAGCGTTGTTGGATTAACTGGTACAGAATATTTAGAACTACTTGCGGCTGCTGGTTGTCAGCCTGAAAATTATCCAACGTGTCAAGCTGCAGGTCAACATCAAATTTGGCAAAGGGTGCAAGATAGCTTAAATCCTGATAGCGTAACTGATGCTATTGAGGAAATTAAGCAGGCTAACCCAAACTTTCACATCGATGGAGCTTCTTGGACAAATCATATCAGTTGGGTAGCAGGATACGAAAATGTTTTGAGTCCAATGAATCAATTGAGTGCTTTATTTCATGAAAAAGTTGATAGCACAGATGTAGATACAAAACAGCCACAATATCGTCAAGCTTTATTACATAACTTACTTTTGCAAACAAGCTGTTTCCGCTACTGGGGACAAGGAGTTTGGACAGATTATGCTCGAACAATTTACAACCAAGGAATATTAGTAATCAATGCCAAATTTTAA
- a CDS encoding glycosyltransferase, whose protein sequence is MRMSPKNNRKRQWDNYTIGSINKGITINTNTVATIKEGCRLIPLQRQNYDNQQDNSTNTRKLHIALYSHDTMGLGHKRRNLLIAQTLAKSSLQASILLITGMGEASTFDIPPGIDYLSLPALRKQVDGKYQSRRIELPLQDIIALRSQTIRAALAAFKPDVFIVDNVPRGAVGELNSALEYLKSREQTHCVLGLRDVLDAPAIVSREWQRAANEEAICKYYDAVWVYGDPTVYDPVQEYNFSPEVAEKVRYTGYFDQRQRLQFNQSRTDELLASLELPPGRLALCLVGGGQDGAYLAEAFVNAILPPNTNGIIVTGPFMPQQVRQQLHQKAQMCPRLRVLDVAEPTQLLHYADCVVAMGGYNTTCELLSFGKRSLIVPRVKPRTEQLIRAQRLYELGLTDLLHPNDVNPQAIAAWLAQHQQPQPKQSVDLNGLERLPYLLSELVTQSSEAQSRAS, encoded by the coding sequence ATGAGAATGTCACCTAAGAATAACCGGAAGCGACAGTGGGATAACTATACTATCGGTTCCATCAACAAAGGAATTACGATAAACACCAACACCGTAGCTACTATCAAGGAAGGTTGTCGGTTGATACCGCTGCAACGCCAAAATTACGACAATCAGCAGGACAATAGCACGAATACACGAAAGCTACACATTGCGCTTTATTCGCATGACACAATGGGTCTTGGTCACAAGCGCCGTAACTTGCTTATTGCCCAAACTCTCGCAAAATCGTCATTGCAAGCGTCAATTTTGTTGATTACTGGAATGGGAGAAGCTAGTACCTTTGATATTCCCCCAGGAATCGATTATTTATCACTTCCAGCCCTGCGCAAGCAGGTAGATGGCAAGTATCAGTCACGACGGATAGAATTGCCATTACAAGACATCATTGCATTGCGCTCTCAAACGATTCGGGCGGCACTCGCAGCATTTAAGCCGGATGTCTTTATTGTAGATAATGTCCCACGAGGTGCAGTTGGTGAACTAAATTCCGCCCTAGAGTATCTCAAAAGTAGGGAACAGACACACTGCGTGCTAGGATTGCGTGATGTTCTTGATGCACCAGCAATAGTAAGCCGTGAATGGCAGCGTGCTGCCAACGAAGAAGCTATTTGTAAATATTATGATGCAGTGTGGGTTTACGGAGATCCAACTGTTTACGATCCTGTACAGGAGTACAACTTTTCTCCTGAAGTTGCTGAAAAAGTTCGCTATACAGGTTATTTTGACCAACGTCAACGCCTTCAGTTTAATCAATCTCGGACTGATGAATTACTGGCAAGTCTAGAATTACCACCTGGTCGTTTGGCACTCTGTTTGGTAGGAGGTGGGCAAGATGGAGCTTATCTTGCCGAAGCCTTTGTCAATGCCATATTACCTCCCAACACAAATGGCATCATTGTCACGGGACCTTTTATGCCGCAACAAGTACGGCAACAACTACATCAGAAAGCACAAATGTGTCCGCGACTGCGAGTATTAGATGTCGCTGAACCAACTCAACTACTACATTATGCAGATTGTGTCGTTGCGATGGGTGGATATAACACAACTTGTGAGTTGTTATCTTTTGGTAAGCGATCGCTCATCGTCCCGCGAGTGAAGCCGCGAACTGAACAACTGATTCGAGCACAGCGCCTTTACGAGCTAGGTTTGACCGACTTACTTCATCCTAACGATGTCAATCCTCAAGCGATCGCCGCATGGCTGGCACAACATCAGCAACCGCAGCCAAAACAATCGGTCGATCTCAATGGTCTAGAGCGCTTGCCATATTTATTAAGTGAGCTAGTGACGCAATCTTCAGAGGCACAAAGCCGAGCTTCGTAA
- a CDS encoding glycosyltransferase family 4 protein, with protein MRIACICVDPGVPVFGCKGCSIHVQEVMRALLKQGHQVELFTTRLGGEPPQDLATVTVHQLPKLPKGDRAQRETAALSINLDLRLALENSGDFDLVYERYSLWSFTAMEYANTAKIPGILEVNAPLIEEHAQHRGLVNHEAAYEVAQRVFGAATALVAVSQGVADYLASYPVAQGRIHVIPNGVNPDRFAVNLNPSLPTPHDVFTVGFVGTMKPWHGLETLIAAFEILHCADNTTRLLIVGDGPTKDEVLQNLATRRLTQAVQLTGAVTAAQIPGLLASMDVAVAPYVHQSHFYFSPLKVYEYMAAGLPIVASDIGQISHLLQNRVNGLLCAPGDVLQLAALLYQLRLQPELRSRLGQAARKTVLENHTWDVVVQKTLRLVSSSVVEVS; from the coding sequence ATGCGAATTGCCTGTATTTGTGTTGATCCAGGAGTTCCTGTATTCGGTTGCAAAGGTTGCTCAATTCACGTTCAAGAAGTGATGCGAGCATTACTTAAACAAGGACATCAAGTCGAGTTATTTACAACGCGCTTAGGTGGAGAACCACCACAAGATTTAGCAACAGTTACCGTTCATCAATTACCCAAGTTACCCAAAGGCGATCGCGCGCAACGCGAAACAGCAGCACTCTCAATAAACCTTGACCTACGTTTAGCCTTAGAAAATAGCGGTGATTTTGACTTAGTTTACGAACGTTACTCGTTGTGGAGTTTCACAGCAATGGAGTACGCCAATACCGCAAAAATTCCAGGAATATTAGAAGTCAATGCGCCATTAATTGAAGAACACGCCCAGCATCGGGGACTAGTTAACCATGAAGCCGCCTATGAAGTCGCACAACGAGTTTTTGGCGCAGCCACCGCTTTGGTTGCAGTCTCGCAAGGAGTAGCAGATTATTTGGCAAGTTACCCTGTGGCACAAGGACGAATTCATGTTATCCCCAATGGTGTAAATCCTGACCGCTTTGCAGTTAATCTCAATCCATCATTGCCTACACCTCATGATGTCTTTACAGTAGGTTTTGTCGGAACAATGAAGCCGTGGCATGGTTTAGAGACGTTGATCGCAGCATTTGAGATTCTGCATTGTGCTGATAATACAACTCGGCTGTTGATTGTTGGAGATGGACCAACAAAAGACGAAGTACTACAAAACTTAGCAACTCGCCGTTTAACTCAAGCAGTCCAACTGACAGGCGCTGTTACCGCCGCACAAATTCCAGGATTACTTGCCTCAATGGATGTTGCCGTTGCACCTTATGTCCACCAGTCGCACTTTTACTTTTCGCCGTTGAAAGTTTATGAATATATGGCAGCAGGACTGCCCATTGTTGCCAGTGATATTGGGCAAATCTCGCACTTGCTGCAAAATCGCGTCAATGGACTTTTGTGTGCGCCAGGTGATGTATTACAGTTAGCTGCACTCCTTTATCAACTACGACTGCAACCAGAACTGCGATCGCGCTTAGGTCAGGCGGCAAGAAAGACTGTATTGGAAAATCATACGTGGGATGTCGTCGTGCAAAAGACACTTCGTTTAGTCAGTTCTTCGGTTGTGGAGGTCAGTTAA